A window of the Acidovorax sp. YS12 genome harbors these coding sequences:
- the proW gene encoding glycine betaine/L-proline ABC transporter permease ProW — translation MEASPWDAPAAPATAAPANDPSADPWSAASTVQPDAAYGAASTSPDWLAAPDHTASAAHALQDAASPDALASTDPSALQQLLDGTLPIEAWINQGLGWVVEHFRPFFQSVRAPIDGTLAWVEGLLTSLPAAALITLLGLLAWQFAGRALALGTVVSLALVALLGIWPEAMVTLSLVLTSLVFCIAIGLPLGIALAASDRAQRWVRPLLDAMQTTPAFVYLVPVVMLFGIGNVPGVIVTIVFALPPLVRLTTLGIRQVRPDLVEAARSYGASPWQLLTKVQLPLAMPSIMAGINQALMLSLSMVVIASMIAVGGLGQMVLRGIGRLDMGLATVGGLGIVLLAITLDRLTQAMGQTRRDSAKGVRHWWQTGPAGLLLRLLAPLLRPAQPAAPPGTAPHAAPHAAPHH, via the coding sequence ATGGAAGCCTCGCCCTGGGACGCGCCGGCGGCGCCCGCCACGGCGGCCCCTGCCAACGATCCTTCGGCCGACCCCTGGTCCGCCGCCAGCACCGTGCAGCCTGACGCCGCCTACGGCGCCGCCAGCACCTCCCCCGACTGGCTCGCGGCGCCCGACCACACCGCCAGCGCGGCCCACGCCCTGCAGGACGCCGCCTCGCCCGACGCGCTCGCCAGCACCGACCCGTCGGCGCTGCAGCAGCTGCTGGACGGCACCCTGCCCATCGAGGCCTGGATCAACCAGGGCCTGGGCTGGGTGGTGGAGCACTTCCGCCCGTTCTTCCAGAGCGTGCGCGCGCCCATCGACGGCACGCTCGCCTGGGTCGAGGGCCTGCTGACCAGCCTGCCCGCCGCCGCCCTCATCACCCTGCTGGGCCTGCTGGCATGGCAGTTCGCGGGCCGCGCCCTGGCCCTGGGCACCGTGGTGTCGCTGGCGCTGGTGGCGCTGCTGGGCATCTGGCCCGAGGCCATGGTCACGCTGTCGCTGGTGCTCACCTCGCTGGTGTTCTGCATCGCCATCGGGCTGCCGCTGGGCATCGCCCTGGCCGCCAGCGACCGCGCCCAGCGCTGGGTGCGCCCGCTGCTCGACGCGATGCAGACCACGCCCGCCTTCGTCTACCTGGTGCCGGTGGTAATGCTGTTCGGCATCGGCAACGTGCCGGGCGTCATCGTCACCATCGTGTTCGCGCTGCCGCCGCTGGTGCGCCTGACCACGCTGGGCATCCGCCAGGTGCGCCCGGACCTGGTGGAGGCGGCGCGCTCCTACGGCGCCTCGCCCTGGCAGCTGCTGACCAAGGTGCAACTGCCGCTGGCCATGCCGTCCATCATGGCCGGCATCAACCAGGCGCTGATGCTGTCGCTGTCGATGGTGGTCATCGCCTCGATGATCGCCGTGGGCGGCCTGGGCCAGATGGTGCTGCGCGGCATCGGCCGCCTCGACATGGGCCTGGCCACCGTGGGCGGCCTGGGCATCGTGCTGCTGGCCATCACGCTCGACCGCCTCACCCAGGCCATGGGCCAGACGCGCCGCGACAGCGCCAAGGGCGTGCGCCACTGGTGGCAGACCGGCCCCGCGGGCCTGCTGCTGCGCCTGCTCGCCCCGCTGCTGCGCCCCGCACAGCCCGCAGCCCCGCCTGGCACCGCCCCGCACGCGGCCCCGCACGCGGCCCCGCACCACTGA
- the proX gene encoding glycine betaine/L-proline ABC transporter substrate-binding protein ProX, giving the protein MTDLRHILPRLLRPAAATALLALGAAFTLTTQASELPGQGVKVQPLKSSIAEETFQTLLVMRGLQKLGYDVQPIKEIEYATAHVALANGDATFMADHWDPLHADFYKNAGGDAKLWRKGAYSTNAAQGYLIDKKTADAHQITSIAQLKDPQIAKLFDTNGDGKADLTGCTPGWGCEAAIEHQLTAYGLRATVTHVQGSYPALMADTITRFKAGQPVLYYTWTPYWVSAELRPGKDVVWLQVPFTALPGDQAGLKTALPDGRNYGFPLNTQKIVANKAFAEKNPAAARLFEVMQLPVADINAQNLAMKNGQNQNADIERHVDGWIRAHQKTFDGWLDNAKAAAR; this is encoded by the coding sequence ATGACCGATCTGCGCCACATCCTGCCGCGCCTCCTGCGCCCTGCCGCCGCCACCGCCCTGCTGGCCCTCGGCGCCGCCTTCACCCTGACCACGCAGGCCAGCGAACTGCCGGGCCAGGGCGTGAAGGTCCAGCCGCTGAAAAGCTCGATTGCCGAAGAAACCTTCCAGACCCTGCTGGTCATGCGCGGCCTGCAGAAGCTCGGCTACGACGTGCAGCCCATCAAGGAAATCGAGTACGCCACCGCCCACGTCGCGCTGGCCAACGGCGACGCCACCTTCATGGCCGACCACTGGGACCCGCTGCACGCCGACTTCTACAAGAACGCCGGCGGCGACGCCAAGCTCTGGCGCAAGGGCGCCTACTCCACCAACGCCGCCCAGGGCTACCTGATCGACAAGAAGACCGCCGACGCGCACCAGATCACCAGCATCGCGCAGCTCAAGGACCCGCAGATCGCCAAGCTGTTCGACACCAACGGCGACGGCAAGGCCGACCTCACCGGCTGCACGCCCGGCTGGGGCTGCGAGGCCGCCATCGAGCACCAGCTCACCGCCTACGGCCTGCGCGCCACGGTCACCCACGTGCAGGGCAGCTACCCGGCGCTGATGGCCGACACCATCACCCGCTTCAAGGCCGGCCAGCCGGTGCTGTACTACACCTGGACGCCGTACTGGGTCAGCGCCGAACTGCGCCCGGGCAAGGACGTGGTCTGGCTGCAGGTGCCCTTTACCGCGCTGCCCGGCGACCAGGCCGGGCTGAAAACCGCCCTGCCCGACGGGCGCAACTACGGCTTTCCGCTGAACACGCAGAAAATCGTCGCCAACAAGGCCTTCGCCGAGAAGAACCCGGCCGCCGCCAGGCTGTTCGAGGTGATGCAACTGCCCGTGGCCGACATCAACGCGCAGAACCTGGCCATGAAGAACGGCCAGAACCAGAACGCCGACATCGAACGCCACGTGGACGGCTGGATCCGCGCGCACCAGAAGACCTTTGACGGCTGGCTGGACAACGCCAAGGCAGCGGCGCGGTAA
- a CDS encoding YnfA family protein, whose protein sequence is MLLLKTLGLFFVTALAEIAGCYLPYLWLKEGKSAWLLLPAAASLALFAWLLSLHPTAAGRVYAAYGGVYIAVALLWLWVVDGIRPTAWDAVGCAVALAGMGIIMFAPRGGA, encoded by the coding sequence ATGCTCCTGCTGAAAACCCTGGGTCTGTTCTTCGTCACCGCGCTCGCCGAGATCGCGGGCTGCTACCTCCCCTACCTGTGGCTCAAGGAGGGCAAGAGCGCCTGGCTGCTCCTGCCCGCCGCCGCCAGCCTGGCGCTGTTCGCCTGGCTGCTTTCGCTGCACCCCACGGCCGCCGGGCGCGTGTACGCGGCCTACGGCGGGGTGTATATCGCCGTGGCGCTGCTGTGGCTGTGGGTGGTCGATGGCATCCGCCCCACGGCGTGGGACGCCGTGGGCTGCGCCGTGGCGCTGGCGGGCATGGGCATCATCATGTTCGCGCCGCGCGGCGGCGCCTGA
- a CDS encoding DUF1697 domain-containing protein, whose protein sequence is MAPHTATDTAIALLRGVNVGGRGILPMHALAALLEALGARQVRTYIQSGNAVFEPPTNALAPLARALSAAILERHGFAPQVLLLHRAALDQAIAGNPFAAAAAQAPGSVHLGFLDAPPPRPDLAGLAALRKDSERFHLDAAVFYLHAPEGIGRSRLAAQAERLLGVPMTMRNWKTTCQLQAMAHGMAEGDAEQVA, encoded by the coding sequence ATGGCCCCGCACACGGCGACAGACACGGCCATCGCGCTGCTGCGCGGCGTCAATGTGGGAGGGCGCGGCATCCTGCCCATGCACGCGCTGGCTGCCCTGCTCGAAGCCCTGGGCGCGCGCCAGGTACGCACCTACATCCAAAGCGGCAATGCCGTGTTCGAGCCGCCCACGAACGCACTCGCGCCGCTGGCACGCGCGCTTTCCGCTGCCATATTGGAGCGCCACGGTTTCGCGCCGCAGGTGCTGCTGCTCCATCGCGCGGCGCTGGACCAGGCCATCGCGGGCAACCCGTTCGCCGCCGCTGCGGCGCAGGCGCCAGGCAGCGTGCACCTGGGTTTTCTCGATGCGCCGCCGCCCCGGCCCGATCTGGCGGGGCTTGCCGCCTTGCGCAAGGACAGCGAGCGCTTCCACCTGGATGCCGCCGTGTTCTACCTGCACGCGCCCGAGGGCATTGGCCGGTCGCGGCTGGCGGCGCAAGCCGAGCGGCTGCTGGGCGTGCCGATGACGATGCGCAACTGGAAAACCACGTGCCAGCTCCAGGCCATGGCACATGGCATGGCTGAAGGCGACGCGGAACAAGTCGCCTGA
- a CDS encoding ABC transporter permease — translation MAPSFLALLGQQLRTLLRDKGVALLVVGAPVLYGFFYPWFYATQVAQRVPVAVVVQDSSSLGRQMLRFAQASPRIDPRLVTGDEGEAQAALLRGEVMGYALLPRDLKRDVVQARNVVVPVYANGAYPIASKQVQYGFAEAFGTVSAGVELRRLQAGGQSAPQAAASRAPVGLQAVALFNPTEGYGSFVVSAVALLILQQTLLMGGALWVGTLREQGQARAGARTWLARLLALCVPGWLAGLFYFGWIFVWQDYPHGGNPAGALALLAVLVPAVAGCASLLGWWLADRERAMQVVLFTSLPLAFLGGFTWPVEALPEPLQWLRWLSPSTAGIQASLRLNQMGAPLAAALAPLAWLAAMALGSWGAVLWLGRRR, via the coding sequence GTGGCGCCCTCCTTCCTGGCCCTGCTGGGGCAGCAACTGCGCACGCTGCTGCGCGACAAGGGCGTGGCCCTGCTGGTGGTGGGCGCGCCGGTGCTCTACGGTTTCTTCTACCCCTGGTTCTACGCCACACAGGTGGCGCAGCGCGTGCCGGTGGCGGTGGTGGTGCAGGACAGCTCATCGCTCGGCCGGCAGATGCTGCGCTTCGCCCAGGCCAGCCCGCGCATCGACCCGCGCCTGGTCACGGGCGATGAGGGCGAGGCCCAGGCCGCGCTGCTGCGCGGCGAGGTCATGGGCTACGCGCTGCTGCCGCGCGACCTCAAGCGCGACGTGGTGCAGGCGCGCAACGTGGTCGTGCCCGTGTACGCCAACGGCGCCTACCCCATCGCCAGCAAGCAGGTGCAATACGGCTTTGCCGAGGCGTTCGGCACCGTCTCGGCCGGGGTGGAGCTGCGCCGCCTGCAGGCCGGCGGCCAGAGCGCGCCGCAGGCGGCGGCCAGCCGCGCGCCGGTGGGCCTGCAGGCCGTGGCGCTGTTCAACCCCACCGAGGGCTACGGCAGCTTCGTGGTGTCGGCCGTGGCGCTGCTCATCCTGCAGCAGACGCTGCTGATGGGCGGGGCGCTGTGGGTCGGCACGCTGCGCGAGCAGGGCCAGGCGCGGGCAGGCGCGCGCACCTGGCTGGCGCGCCTGCTGGCGCTGTGCGTGCCGGGCTGGCTGGCCGGGCTGTTCTACTTCGGCTGGATCTTCGTCTGGCAGGACTACCCGCACGGCGGCAACCCGGCCGGGGCGCTGGCGCTGCTGGCCGTGCTGGTGCCGGCGGTGGCGGGCTGCGCCAGCCTGCTGGGCTGGTGGCTGGCCGACCGGGAGCGCGCCATGCAGGTGGTGCTGTTCACCTCGCTGCCGCTGGCGTTCCTGGGCGGCTTCACCTGGCCGGTGGAGGCGCTGCCCGAGCCGCTGCAGTGGCTGCGCTGGCTCTCGCCGAGCACGGCGGGCATCCAGGCCAGCCTGCGCCTGAACCAGATGGGCGCGCCGCTGGCGGCCGCGCTGGCGCCGCTGGCCTGGCTCGCGGCCATGGCGCTGGGGTCGTGGGGCGCGGTGCTGTGGCTGGGGCGGCGGCGGTGA
- a CDS encoding ABC transporter permease has product MSLFAASLRREARLLRARPWDAAMLTWVPLLAMALLCWIFAAGQPYRLPIAVWDEDHSALSRQLVRMLEATPGLALRVQAVNRAEAAGALQRMAVYGVVHIPPGMARDVKQGRGASVTLLHNAQLATASSLLQRDLRQVVGTLSAGIEMQAAAKRGTPAQALQARMEPVKTQLVALFNVSTNYEQFLAAALVPALVHILAMTAGAWSVGRELRDRTVADWLGARASPAQVLAALLGKLAVAFVPLWACAMACLLYLAQLRGWAVAGSMAWIGTGLAALVAVSLAAGAALAGVTLSLRTALSGAGLLSAPAFAFSGVAYPLLAMGEGARTWALAMPYTHYARLQLEQWQMGAPVAHSLSVAGGLLLATLALLLAATAGLARGLRLPHKWGGR; this is encoded by the coding sequence GTGAGCCTGTTCGCCGCCAGCCTGCGGCGCGAGGCGCGGCTGCTGCGCGCCCGCCCGTGGGACGCAGCCATGCTCACCTGGGTGCCGCTGCTGGCCATGGCGCTGCTGTGCTGGATCTTCGCCGCCGGCCAGCCCTACCGCCTGCCCATCGCCGTGTGGGACGAGGACCATTCGGCCCTCTCGCGCCAGCTCGTGCGCATGCTGGAGGCCACGCCCGGCCTGGCGCTGCGCGTGCAGGCCGTGAACCGCGCCGAGGCCGCCGGCGCGCTGCAGCGCATGGCGGTGTACGGCGTGGTGCACATTCCGCCCGGCATGGCGCGCGACGTGAAGCAGGGGCGCGGCGCCAGCGTCACGCTGCTGCACAACGCGCAGCTGGCCACCGCGTCCAGTCTGCTGCAGCGCGACCTGCGCCAGGTGGTGGGCACGCTCTCGGCCGGCATCGAGATGCAGGCCGCCGCCAAGCGCGGCACGCCCGCGCAGGCGCTGCAGGCGCGCATGGAGCCGGTGAAGACGCAGCTGGTGGCGCTGTTCAACGTCTCCACCAACTACGAGCAGTTCCTGGCCGCCGCGCTGGTGCCGGCGCTGGTGCACATCCTGGCCATGACGGCCGGCGCCTGGAGCGTGGGGCGCGAGCTGCGCGACCGCACCGTGGCCGACTGGCTGGGCGCGCGGGCCTCGCCCGCGCAGGTGCTGGCCGCGCTGCTGGGCAAGCTGGCCGTGGCCTTCGTGCCGCTGTGGGCCTGCGCCATGGCCTGCCTGCTGTACCTGGCGCAACTGCGCGGCTGGGCCGTGGCGGGCAGCATGGCCTGGATCGGCACCGGCCTGGCGGCGCTGGTGGCCGTGAGCCTGGCGGCCGGCGCGGCGCTGGCGGGCGTCACGCTGTCGCTGCGCACGGCGCTGTCGGGCGCGGGCCTGCTTTCTGCCCCGGCGTTCGCCTTCAGCGGCGTGGCCTACCCGCTGCTGGCCATGGGCGAGGGCGCGCGCACCTGGGCGCTGGCCATGCCCTACACGCACTACGCGCGCCTGCAGCTCGAACAGTGGCAGATGGGCGCGCCCGTGGCGCACAGCCTGTCCGTGGCCGGCGGCCTGCTGCTGGCCACGCTGGCGCTGCTGCTGGCGGCCACGGCGGGCCTGGCGCGCGGGCTGCGCCTGCCGCACAAGTGGGGCGGGCGATGA
- a CDS encoding efflux RND transporter periplasmic adaptor subunit has translation MTASSSSSRTGLPWVLGLIGVAVLGFVVWGFWRAAQPPAPYFQGQMEAREADIAPKVTARIARVAVTEGQQIQPGDLLVEMDSPEVRAKLAQAQAAKDAAQAVADKAQQGARPQEVRMARLAWQRAQAAAELAQTSYRRVQSLYDQGLVSAQKRDEAHTNWRASAAQAEAAQAQYDMAASGARAEDKAAAAAQARQVDGVIAEVQAAEAETQLRSPVGGEVAKVLAKEGELSPQGVAVVTVVDLRDQWVVLNVREDQLQRFALKSRFTGRLPGLGGREAEFEVTYLGVLPDFATWRTTRGSQGFDARTFEVRARPAAPIDGARPGMSVVVVQ, from the coding sequence ATGACCGCATCCTCCTCTTCTTCGCGCACGGGCCTGCCCTGGGTTCTCGGGCTCATCGGCGTGGCCGTGCTGGGCTTCGTCGTCTGGGGCTTCTGGCGCGCCGCGCAGCCGCCGGCACCGTACTTCCAGGGCCAGATGGAGGCGCGCGAGGCCGATATCGCGCCCAAGGTCACGGCGCGCATCGCGCGCGTGGCCGTGACCGAGGGCCAGCAGATCCAGCCCGGCGACCTGCTGGTGGAAATGGACAGCCCCGAGGTGCGCGCCAAGCTGGCCCAGGCCCAGGCCGCCAAGGACGCGGCCCAGGCCGTGGCCGACAAGGCGCAGCAGGGCGCGCGCCCGCAGGAGGTGCGCATGGCGCGCCTGGCCTGGCAGCGCGCGCAGGCCGCCGCCGAGCTGGCGCAGACCTCGTACCGGCGCGTGCAGAGCCTGTACGACCAGGGGCTGGTGTCGGCGCAAAAGCGCGACGAGGCGCACACCAACTGGCGCGCCAGCGCCGCCCAGGCCGAAGCCGCCCAGGCGCAGTACGACATGGCCGCCAGCGGCGCGCGCGCCGAGGACAAGGCCGCCGCCGCCGCCCAGGCGCGCCAGGTGGACGGCGTGATCGCCGAAGTGCAGGCCGCCGAGGCCGAGACGCAGCTGCGCAGCCCCGTGGGCGGCGAGGTGGCCAAGGTGCTGGCCAAGGAGGGCGAGCTCTCGCCGCAGGGCGTGGCCGTGGTCACGGTGGTCGATCTGCGCGACCAGTGGGTGGTGCTGAACGTGCGCGAGGACCAGCTCCAGCGCTTCGCGCTGAAGAGCCGCTTCACCGGCCGCCTGCCCGGGCTGGGCGGGCGCGAGGCGGAGTTCGAGGTCACGTACCTGGGCGTGCTGCCCGACTTCGCCACCTGGCGCACCACGCGCGGCAGCCAGGGGTTCGACGCGCGCACCTTCGAGGTCCGCGCGCGCCCGGCCGCCCCCATTGACGGCGCGCGCCCCGGCATGAGCGTGGTGGTGGTGCAGTGA